A single window of Serinus canaria isolate serCan28SL12 chromosome 14, serCan2020, whole genome shotgun sequence DNA harbors:
- the NHLRC4 gene encoding NHL-repeat-containing protein 4, which translates to MGMVAVADMVNEAIWVFNPHTSLSKGEWIKIRKVGSPRGIGVDSMGKILVADYAQGQVHSFALDHAFRTLNVHAVPNLQGPRYVSPVPSGGFVVSEECGDVKVFMSSCKFVCSLSSKYGHQFGNPAGVCVDTEGSILVADEQRRTVHLFPEHGAPICLVSTGLRRPAGMACSSSGHLFVADTVENCVKVFKYCVRPPYRPTNAGASCADPNQTHRWRGGVVPLQPR; encoded by the coding sequence ATGGGAATGGTGGCAGTAGCTGACATGGTGAATGAAGCCATCTGGGTCTTCAACCCTCACACCAGCCTCTCCAAGGGGGAATGGATAAAGATCAGGAAGGTTGGTTCCCCCAGGGGCATTGGAGTAGACTCCATGGGCAAGATCCTGGTAGCAGACTATGCACAAGGCCAAGTGCACAGCTTTGCTCTGGACCATGCCTTCAGGACACTCAATGTCCACGCTGTCCCGAATCTGCAGGGACCTCGCTACGTCAGCCCGGTGCCCAGTGGAGGCTTTGTGGTGAGTGAGGAGTGTGGAGATGTCAAGGTCTTCATGAGTAGCTGTAAGTTCgtctgctccctcagcagcaaATATGGACACCAGTTTGGCAACCCTGCTGGGGTCTGCGTGGACACGGAAGGCAGCATCCTGGTGGCAGACGAGCAGCGCCGTACAGTCCACTTGTTCCCAGAGCACGGAGCTCCCATCTGCCTGGTGTCCACAGGGCTGCGGAGGCCCGCTGGCATGGCTTGCTCCTCCTCTGGGCACCTCTTTGTGGCAGACACAGTGGAGAACTGTGTCAAAGTCTTTAAGTACTGTGTGAGGCCACCGTACAGACCCACCAATGCTGGGGCATCATGTGCTGACCCCAACCAAACACACAGGTGGAGAGGGGGGGtggttcccctgcagccccgcTGA